The genomic interval CCCCTTTTTCAATTCCCTTAGGGGCAAAACCATCAATAACTCCCAGGATACCCCGCCCAAGCTCTGTTTCCACAACTATAACCTCTACAGGATTGGCTGTAGCACAGAATATATTACAGACTTCTGGACATTGTTTGATAGCATTTAGAACATTAATAGGAAATGCATTTCCCATGATGATAATAAAAGCATGGCCTGCCC from Atribacterota bacterium carries:
- a CDS encoding adenosine-specific kinase, yielding AGHAFIIIMGNAFPINVLNAIKQCPEVCNIFCATANPVEVIVVETELGRGILGVIDGFAPKGIEKGEDVEKRKIFLRTINYKL